aaaattgaaacaaaaaatatgaaaaatgtacTAATGCTTCGTGCTGATTCGCTCTCACACACACAGTTGTGGTTATAGTGCGCGCATGTGTGCGTGCGACGTGCATTGTCGTGTGACGTCACGACCACCGTGCTGACGTGGAACTTCTAATGAtgatgttatattttatgcatattaaattaatatcacaGGTTGTTAAAAATACTAATCAATGCTATATGGGTATTGTTCAAAAATTTAAGCTTTGAGCGGATGAGGATGAGaaccttagttttttttttaagttggcaAAGTAGTATTACCAATGTATAAACAAGTTAAGAGAAAATGATTACTCTCGTAAATTCTAGATGGCATCTCgatgataaaataaacaacattcgATTAACATTACCGCGCAGCTCGAAACAGATTCGTGCAAGTACGAATTCGTTGTCCATTGAGCGAGAATATCGCTTCTTCCTCATTCATGTCTATGAGGCAGCCGATGATATCTCCCGGCTGCCAAACATCCACATCTTTGACGGGCGAAGGCTTGGCCTCGTGCCATATCAACTTACGGCAACCGTCATACGATAGCGAATACAAATCGTCCCCGATGCCATACCCCTCCTGAATATCAAACATAATCATTACAAGtctattcaaaatcaaaaattgacaaacatttacacaaacatttaatattttttactggtTTAATGGTGTACGAGGAATGTTATGAATTGTAGCTAACAGGCATTGTATACTCCCCACTGTATGTGAAACCATGCGATGGATATGTTAGGAGGGCCACAGTTTACCTAACTACCTTAAATTAATGTTACCTTTGAATGACTTCTCCAGTACAAGGCAATGTTCCGAATATAAGTGTATCTTCAATAATCATCACTGTCTTGATAGAATCAGGTTCATTATTTGTATAATGTGAAAcaactatgagacagtaaaaaGGGGTTGTGTAAACAGTGCGTAACGCgcgccattttcttttataattgtgaagtttcttttactttttatttgtgatgtgttaaattatttttaccacaatatAGTCAGTTTTTACATAGTCCAGTGTACAATTTTGTATGAATGGTACCATTCATCAATCGTCTGTAACACAGATGTCTGTAAGGAACTCAACAACATTATTTTGATGGTTTTCAATCAGTTGATATATACTTAAGTAAGTAATTTGGTGAATGTTATTTGTTCCTTATATAAAATGGCAATAGTATGGCTCTTCGTTTTGCAAAAAATCTGGTGCCATAAGTTTGTGATACTACTTATGCAGACTTTGCAAGAGATATATACACTTTGTTTAAGCACGCAATACGCACCATCACAGGAAAATGGGAATTGGCGAACACTCATTTGTATGGGGATCGTCATATTTATatcaagatgttttttttttgtatagtttATATATGTGGTAACACTAAAATGTGGCGCCAATTGTTTGTGTCATTTGAAGCCCCCATACAAATCTTTTAAACCCTTTTTGCCCGGTTTCTATATGTCAAAGGTAAGGTAATTGTTGGCACTTCTATACCGTACTTTGCATGGTATTTCTTTGTTCGATGATTTAACATTGTCATCGTAAAAATCTCAATGTTATCaattatttgaatatattatatgtattggtAAGGGGGAGTACATACAATATGATTGTTCATTGGTGAAATTAAATGTCTGTTTTGTTCATTAATgatgattgatttatttaaatgaagttTGACAAAAGGGAAAAATGAAGTTAAttcgattattttttatataggaATCGGGCAAGATAAATAGCGAAGCTGAAATATTAGGAGTTTGACATGAAAATGCCGTTTTTAAGATCcgaaatttttttattaatattgttctcatatatattattatactgaTTGATAGTAGtgcattttagttttaagtgataTTAGCATAGAATTTAAGTCTGTCTTCCATATGATTTGTCCTATCACAATTAATACTGGTTCcacaagtttattttaaaaatatcgatGTGTGTAACATTTACAGGTTTCAATTTCAAGCAAACTGGAACGCAGTGTTCTTGAAGTTAATTTTAGAATAGTAATCGTGCGTTAATTGTTTCCGTTTCAATTACTATAAACCGTTACAATGCCGGCCATAATTAGAAAACGGCAAATCCATAGTCAAACTCAATATGAAAGTATGATAACCATGAAAAAATGACAAGGGGAGATGACGGCTGTAGGCTAGAAGAAAGCTACGAAAGTAGGCTGTGAAGGGGTGTTAAGTGATATGAAAGGCattgaaatattcacaaacGAGTCTCACTAGTGTCGTCGGGAGCTAATGAAAGCAAATTTATggtctaattaaaaaaagacaCTTACAGACGGGTGCCACTTCGCTGGTGCCATTGACAACTGTCATCGGAAAAATGCCATCCGTTTGTAAGTATCTCATACTATTTACAAAACTAGCagaacttattttatttgtgcaGTGTTTTTCAATACAAATTATGTATATTAAAGATATACTAGGTACTTTTAAGGTTTTCCACTGTTTAACTTATGTCatggtttaaattaaaaaacgcTGCTGAAATGACAATATTCATTAACACATATTAAGATTGGCACACGTTGTTGAAAAATGTTGCtacttgaatttattttaatctaaCATATAACTTAGATAAATTCTATTTCGGGTGATCCTATATGTGTTAATGATAAATTGGAATTAATTAACTAGGCGCCAACAATACCCAATAcctatagtttatttttgtgaattacAAACTAGATCTAAAACTAGACTAGTTGATATATCTAAATGTACTATTTGAGCTGACAAATGAATACTGAGAGAAGTAATGTCAGATGAGGGTTTTTTGTGAACTGGGAAATGTGTGTTATTTAATTTGATCACTATACGGCACCATCTTTGATTgaccataattttattttataaagatatACCCAAAACGTGGACTTATATCCAAGTGTGTCATTTTCTACCTTTCAACAACATgttttttaatcgacttcaaaAATGAAGTTTACAGCTGGacctgtatgtttgtgcgcAATTCTCACGatcggctgaaccgattttaatgcaattttcaGCACACGATTTTCCAGACTTTAGTcggttttttttaagaagttttTATGCTAAAGCTATTGGGTGTTGCAGAACGACGCAAGCAGATTGATGTCAAGCGCAAGATGAGGCAATAGCATGATACGCGGGACTCAAAGCTCAAAGGAGTATTGCCACTTGACTCCAATGCTTCGGCGTGGTACTTCGGCGCCTTAGCCTATAAAGTGCCAACGACACGCATTGCAAAACCTTAAGCATAGTACAGCTCAACTCGCATATAATATCCTTGATATTGTAAGCAAGCGTTACTAACCAAGGATTTCAAAAaccaatctgtcattttttttgcGATCAgaaatagaattttgacatttgaattttatatattACGTCAAATGTCGATTTCTGATCGCAAAACTATGGATAGATCGGTAATTGAAATTCGCAGTTAATCCAGCTGAAAAaagcttttgtttatttaagcaTGAAAGCTGACATGTTATACAAtagattttaaattgaaagcGTGTCATTAACACTTGTACTATAAGAGTGCCTTTAATTTTGTCCAAggagatattgttttttttttttttaattttatagatgGTCATTCAAGTCAGTTAAAATGTTCTGACTTAATAAGTTTCCACAGTATAAAAACAATTACATTTTTCTCTCATTGAAGTTAAAATGCGTTTCATGAATTAACCGACAAAATGCATTAAAATCCGTGACACACATTGGGCAAATTTATAGGCACCTGAACTTGCTATCCGGCATCCATttcatgaaaaagaaaaatattctgcCAATTGTTGAATTTAATTTCAAGGATAACCTGTCCTATGATTTAAGTgaggtacctactttatgttTCTAAGAACATATAAGTACTAAATATATTTGATAGTTGCTAGATAGCGGCTTAGCTCTTGTTATATCACGGGCCACATACACTGctttgtaataatttttaaagtttaatttatgtgtttaaaaaaaatgccacAAGAACAAGATGGCGCCGATTTCAATTTCACAACATTGGCGGCCCCGAGGAACATTTGTGGATCACTTAAATAGACTCGTAAGACACTTAGAGTAAATGTGTAGATgatttaacaattttaatagtATAGGTACTTCTAGCGTGCGGcgaattttaagaaaaaaataataaaggaaaaTCAATATTAGTATGACGTCTCACAGAGAGAAATGggagaaagaaaaaatacattgcGCTGACTCCAAATAACTTGAGAACATTAAAAAGAGAGGAATATCAATACGGGAGAGTTTTGATTTTCCAATTAGGGACAATTTGTAAAACTAACAGTGTATATGACCCATCTGTATAGAATTACTAGCTTAAATAAAGTTACGACTAAGCTTATTAGCTATTTATAATGTACGTATAATGTATAGGAATGCTATGAACTGGGCAGCACGACACATCACGGAGAAGTGCTCTATGAATATATGCGAAGACGAGATTAGACAGGACTATGGTGACTTTCTAGACAAATCAAACCCTAGCAGGAGTTTTTAATCCAATCGAATTGTCTATGGTTGATGTTCTAAATATGAAATGTGGTGTTAGTATGATGACCAGGATGAATGCTCGTGCtttggtttaattttgaaaaagttagCCCAATTTCAACAACAAGATAAACGACTGggaaaaacaattgtttatcataaaggacaatgctcaaaaaaaaccaagcccggcgcaaacgaaaagtaactcaaattataggtaataataagtaataaaatactgcataggaggcatcatcgaaatcaatggctatatgtgtgaaattgctatttgatttttaaaggggtaacatgagcagctggggcttatagtttaattaaagtgctatctgatataacaaacaagtaatatggcaagtaataagcctctccaaaaagataaatcaataccgaagtacagcTCAGGACTTTGGGATGCGACGCAAGCCTTGTCCAAACCGGGTTAACTTCACTTTAGCAGTGTTCCTTTACACCTAAATTCTTTATACGAGGGAAAATGGCAGGAATGGCATATCAGGATATTACTGCTCCTGTATTCATGGGTGGAGGACATTgggctgcagcgcccacgtcatcgcgtcatgagcgttttacattacttagggtgggctagacatgatgaacagttcgcgcatcccgcaacatttttggatcatgtcgtgttagaaataaagaatcgatgacttttagaagttattattaaaatgaaaagtacattcgtatcgtgttttagttctatcatcctattatcttgtaaaagtaagtagaatagtggagaagttgcccTAAAATTCGAacagcaatttcacacatatagccactgatttcgataatgccccctatgtaatatttaattacttattttttcctatattttgagttacatttcttttgcgccgggcctgggtttttttctcatacttcatgagcattgtcctttataccCGAAGGTACCTAATCATTTTATTCAAGATTTGTCCTGAAGTTATTAATTGCCAAAACGAGGTAAAACAAGAAGCAAGTTTGGCGAAAATTCTCTCTGGAAAAAGACAGACGTCTCTTAACCGACTTACAGAAACGAAATATGTTGGTGAAATTGGGCGAAAGTGTTAGTGCTGTAATTTTCAGTCACTTATTTTTGTGAGTAGTGAATACTAGATTGTCCTATATATTTGTGAATAAGTGTCTGTGATCtctaaattttaaataatctaGTGTAACCTTAATGTTCTAtcctaaaaaataaaaggtGACTCTTTTTAACAAGTGGAAACATGATAAGACAAAAActagtttatattttacaaataaaataggcaacattttttcataaaaaaatatatattttcatgttTCCAGTTGCTAATACCTAAATATCGGTAATTGCAGTGCCAAAATGCAAGTGTGTCTTTAAAAGCGAGGCGTCGCGATGCCCAGCTTTaccaaacgaacaaacaaataattagtTTACTTACATGGTTGAGGAAATGACTGCTCTTAGTAGCCCAGCCGATCTGCATAACGCCCGGAGTTATAATGGTACATTCGTAATACCATACTCCGAAGTTCACCTGGAATACAATGTTATTTGCCAGTCAATTCGTAAGAGTATATTTTGtgctaaaataattatgttttgacTAACTATCAAGGACGTTCACAATATTCTGTCTGTTTTGTTTTGGTTACTGGAGATAGTAATTTGACGATAATTGTAATATTGGGAACGACCTATAAATAACAGAACTTCATAAATCTACACAAAAGACCAGTGATCGTGTAATTAATCGAGTGAAAGCCTGATATATTTTCATACTAGATTTTTCGTTCGAAATCACTCattgtaaataatttctttttgGTAGACTGAAATATCAGAATCTCAGATAGCTAGTCGTGGAACTACATAACAAGATAACAACCCACAATGATATTCATCCACATAATAAGTTATTAGGAAGAACCAACCGCTCAAGTATGAATGCGTGGGTTGGTTTCCAGGTCAGACACCAATGACTTATAAAAAGGTGTAgtaaaacatctcgaggaaagcTGGACTGTAAAATCTGAAATCCCAAACCCGCATTGAGTCTCTCACTGAATTCTTTTCTACGTAACAGGAGGACACTCACACACAAGACAGGAGGCTTcggcccagcagtgggacgataaaaaaagaaGTCAGGCATAATATGCAAAATAATAGCTTATTGCAATCAAAGGTATTACCGGGAAGGTGCATCGAACACTCTCGAAGGAGTACGAGTCACATCGGGCCTCCAAGCCGTCGCACGAGATCTTTAAGTACTCGCTCACGTCTTGCGTATTCAAAATGGCGTTAATATCTGACATGTCCGCCGTTTCGTAACTCAGAGGACGGCCGGGTACCGTAACTGTAATGTAAAGGTAGAAGGTTCTAGAATTATGTGGAAAATGTACCTAAGAGAATGTCTGCGTTTTTatgtgatatttaaatatataatatgaaGTGGTAGAATCTGGTATATAAAATTCCACCTGTTAAACAAGATATcaaataccaatgcaaattttctaagtttgtatgtactttctaagtatatcttggacaccaatggctgataaaaaggtgaaggaaaaacatcttgaggaaacctggactataaagtctgaaatcaccaacccgtattgagcgtggtgattaatgctcaatccttctccgtatgagaggaggcctttgtctagcagtgggacgataaaaatgctGTAAGTAACAGGTAAagtaaagttaaagttttaCTTACATAGATTGTCAAGCGCCCACTTGGCGCAGAAGCCGACCTGGCGCCAAGTGAAGTCGGCGCTTTCGGCATGTTGCTCCAAATTCATCAGCGGATTGTCCACCTCAGCGTCAAGTCTTGCCTTGATAGTCAGCTTGTTCTCAGTGGTGTGAGCGAACTTCTCCAGCGCTATTAAAGCGTACAGCACTATGCGCGGTTCACGACGGAACATCTACAAAAGTCAAAGAAgacagatatttatttttgttgcagTTGCAGCTGTATGTGAAAGGCAGTAAAGTACATTTTATTAGGAAATCTATTCGATTATATACATCATCGTGAACTGGGTTTGCCACTTTTCAAAATTAGGGTTCAAtgttattaattatatattcaGTTATGTTTCGATCATGAAATTCCTGTACATAAGTTCCGTCTCtgtcatcagatcagttcgactgTATCATATTATTGTATATGTATTATCAGAAGTAGATACATACTCTCAGATGGGAATTTTcttgacgctacgatccttagAAGATGGTTAGATTAGTTACGTTAGATTCCATACCTTAGATATACAaacaggtcgacctaataaaagcgtgtaaaaaactTACCACGAAAGACAGCATATAGTCAAGGGTTTCTTCAGTAAGCACGGCTATGCTGTTAGGCCCAGCTAACTTGTCGGCAATGCATCCTAGGATGACGCATATATTGCGCTCCACTTGCACATTGATATCTCCCGACAGTGCCCGCATAGCCGACAGTCCTAGCATTTCCATCAACTGAAAATACGAATAAAAATCATCATCGTCTCTCGTTCTGGACCTTTCGATTTCCAAAAGAAGTGACTTCAACCCAGTGAAGGTGAAAAAGAAAAGTCTTAATAGCATCTACCTGTAAAATGTACCACCTGTATAACACacggaatgctaataaagactTGAGTATTGAGTACCTTGTTCTCATTAAGAACATCCTGGACCCTAAATGAGTTTAGCTAATGCTATCTCTAGCCTCGTACATTTTTCCAAGGCATTTGATAAGagttttattttgactttgtaGATATAGCAGGCGAAATTCCGGCGACGATAGAATAAGTCGATTTATTTACACCTAAACGGATCTCGTCTACAAAGTAGGACAGATAGCTTCAACTTCAACAGATACACAACAGAATTGCATTTAAATACTATTCGCTTATCAACAACGTATCTTCTATCAACGGcagaaatctattaaaatccGCAGACGAAATTAAATTTCCGTGGTTGGAATTCATTCAGATATGTATTTACTGCAATGTGGATGTCAGACCTACTGATGCTGTAAATTGGAAAGGTAAACTTTTCGATGCAAAAGCTCCAGTACAGCATGAAGGCCTTTGAAAACGGGCGCGGTGAGGAgcggttttattttctttccgaCTGTTGCGAAATTCAATTTTTGGAGatcttttattttgtagcagAGTTAATGGAAACGGAATAATTGACAGTTGCACAATCCAGATTCGATATCAGTATAAAACGTAGTATCATGATGACACTGTAACGTGCATGCATACAATGACCACACTTTTAATAAACCATTATGTCCTTTAACTTTTAGGGGTGTCTCTTAAAGCTCACGCAGATATAATTGACGAAGACGTGACCTACCTTTATCACTTGCTCCTTAGACGGCAGTGGGCAATCGTCAAATGCAATGGTAATGGCGGAAGGTCCCAAAGGATTTTCCAGTGGAATCTTTTTGATCAACGAGGAAACCACTTGGAACCATCCTTCCTCTTTATCGGCAATAACATGTAGTTTGACTAACGAAAGGGGCGATTCTTCTTCACTGAAACAAATGAGAATTAAATGTTTACAATCTTGGTTTAATTCAACTTGGCATCAAGCAATATTACTAACATTCACGAGTGGGGTTGAAACCagtttttgttgttactttagATAGTTTTGTGGCTGATCTATGCCGAATACCAACTCAATTAAAATAGGAAGCAAAATTTGTGGCGCTGCAATTCGATCCCCTTCAATTTGAAATACTACAGTGTTCATTTTTCAAGCaccatttttcaaaataaaacgttaGTAAAAATATGTAGCATTCATTTCCGCGAGACTGTTAATCAAGGCTTTGGATACTTGACAAGTGATGATTCCATAAGTTACCATCTTTCAAGTCCATCTTCGAATCGATTACCTAACTGTAGAAGCAGTGGTTTAAATGTTTCACCTAAAACATTTTCATGGTACACCCTATCCACGCGACATTTGCTAATTATGGAGATCCCTGCCTCAGCTAGACTTATCATTGACACAAACACTAGTAAAGCCTTAGGCGCTTTGTACACGGACCAACTTTGGTGTAGACAAGAATCAATTTTTTGAAAGGTTTCAATGATGTCCTGTATTGGAAAAATTGCTAGAAGTGCGCAATCCCATTTGATAGTACATAAAAATTGACTCTGTAGCAACCTGTGCAAAGCGCCTTATGATAATTCGACACCATTTCGTCACatcctaaaatataattttagtccGTAGGTAACAAAACGGTGGTTAATCCCAATTACCCAGATTTTCTGAGAAGTGATTATTCTTTTGTACAATGAAATAAACATTATGTTTCAGATGAAATACCTACACTGAAACTGAATATCATTTGATTCCTAGAAAAAGtagtacctaataaaatcaaataaacaacatATCATGTTTACAGGCCAGAGGCAATCGATACAGCGCAGCGCAGCCTTGTTGAATTCTCGGTAAGTGTTCATCAACGCATTCCACTGAAATCCGGGATCGCTCAGTGCAGGCTCAGGTAAATAGCTCTAGAGCAGCCTCGATCAATACCATGTACTGCCCATTATATAGGTCACATATGAATATTCAAGCGACACTTCCagtgcattttattttaatcatattgCAGTTCGCGCTAATAGATTTAAGTAAGATGAATCTCGTCGGCTACGCACATTACATTACCTATTAGACGAGGTCTAATTTCATTCTTTAACTAAAGTAGGTCATCTTGGTCAAGGATCTATCTCATAAATGACAAGTTCTCTTGCAAGAGCCGGCAATCGCTGATGCCGATCGAAGATGCGCTCAGACAGAATTGAACGAAGTCATAAAACTTTCAAGTCTCAACTTATTAGCGGCAAACCTCTGAGAAAGCTTAAAGGCTGATGAAGATCTAGAAATCAAATGTATTGTAAGACTGAGTCGTCCAAGAGAGCTTTGGTAATCAAAATCGGTAAGGAGTTAGTAGGTATACTTTCGTAGTTGGTGACTGATTAAGTGTTTTCGAATAAGTGATCCAAGATACTACAGTACCACATTAGCATACATTACTGGATATTAGTGTAACATGTTAAGCTCAACTTGAATTGTTGCTATCGGATAAATCGCTACCGTGTTTGACTTAGGTACAATGCCTGGTCACGTTTTCCCAATATTTTCCATCAAGTTGTGTCATATTGGTAGGCAGTACAGAGGTAGTCAAATATAGACCAACCGTATGAAAATGTCGTACAAACGGTTATTGACCAGAAGTTAAAATATGCAACTA
This window of the Helicoverpa zea isolate HzStark_Cry1AcR chromosome 31, ilHelZeax1.1, whole genome shotgun sequence genome carries:
- the LOC124644985 gene encoding RING finger and SPRY domain-containing protein 1-like isoform X2 — its product is MGTCCSKEMPRTDAYAPSTGPGSSTARASEPRVSVTKVEPRIVDELVLELLSLIGTFVDNEEESPLSLVKLHVIADKEEGWFQVVSSLIKKIPLENPLGPSAITIAFDDCPLPSKEQVIKLMEMLGLSAMRALSGDINVQVERNICVILGCIADKLAGPNSIAVLTEETLDYMLSFVMFRREPRIVLYALIALEKFAHTTENKLTIKARLDAEVDNPLMNLEQHAESADFTWRQVGFCAKWALDNLFTVPGRPLSYETADMSDINAILNTQDVSEYLKISCDGLEARCDSYSFESVRCTFPVNFGVWYYECTIITPGVMQIGWATKSSHFLNHEGYGIGDDLYSLSYDGCRKLIWHEAKPSPVKDVDVWQPGDIIGCLIDMNEEEAIFSLNGQRIRTCTNLFRAARNGFFAAASFMAFQQCRFNFGTEPFRFPPTDRAFGNFNEFGVLTNDQKRVVPRRLELEKLRSTTAKENSCTLCYDADACCVLEPCKHRGFCSLCTSQLKECPMCRAAIVNVTTENT
- the LOC124644985 gene encoding RING finger and SPRY domain-containing protein 1-like isoform X1, with protein sequence MGTCCSKEMPRTDAYAPSTGPGSSTARASEPRVSVTKVEPRIVDELVLELLSLIGTFVDNEEESPLSLVKLHVIADKEEGWFQVVSSLIKKIPLENPLGPSAITIAFDDCPLPSKEQVIKLMEMLGLSAMRALSGDINVQVERNICVILGCIADKLAGPNSIAVLTEETLDYMLSFVMFRREPRIVLYALIALEKFAHTTENKLTIKARLDAEVDNPLMNLEQHAESADFTWRQVGFCAKWALDNLFTVPGRPLSYETADMSDINAILNTQDVSEYLKISCDGLEARCDSYSFESVRCTFPVNFGVWYYECTIITPGVMQIGWATKSSHFLNHEGYGIGDDLYSLSYDGCRKLIWHEAKPSPVKDVDVWQPGDIIGCLIDMNEEEAIFSLNGQRIRTCTNLFRAARVNQIDLTRNGFFAAASFMAFQQCRFNFGTEPFRFPPTDRAFGNFNEFGVLTNDQKRVVPRRLELEKLRSTTAKENSCTLCYDADACCVLEPCKHRGFCSLCTSQLKECPMCRAAIVNVTTENT